One Pontibacter deserti genomic region harbors:
- a CDS encoding enolase C-terminal domain-like protein produces the protein MLTWRIEALHLKLKYTWRIARNASDEKLNFLIQVSDGTYSGFGEAAPNIRYGETPDLLLQQYQVLLMAGLASVKSMEDLLQLLTEHTPVNSLRFAVEAAYLHYFCQIKQIAVHQLLGQPMPHQQATCFSLPIMEPGEVKDFILKHNLQRFPCLKVKVNSEQGPDLLQQVLDVVEKPVVIDGNESWKDPDELLRFLQTIDKQRLLFIEQPMPATEAAAYAHLKPISPIPLVADESVTDNADFAMLRQEFHGVNIKLMKAGGYLNAVRLLQEVRKHGLMAMIGCMVETSLGIWSAMQLSAAFDFADLDGFLIIEDEPFKLVREEQGVLYLK, from the coding sequence ATGCTGACTTGGCGCATTGAGGCGCTGCACCTCAAACTAAAGTATACCTGGCGCATTGCACGTAATGCCAGCGACGAAAAGCTGAATTTCCTGATCCAGGTATCAGATGGTACTTACAGTGGTTTTGGCGAAGCTGCTCCTAATATACGATACGGAGAGACACCTGATTTGCTGCTGCAGCAATACCAGGTGCTGCTGATGGCAGGTCTTGCCAGCGTAAAGTCGATGGAGGATCTGTTGCAATTGCTCACAGAGCACACGCCTGTAAACTCGTTGCGTTTTGCTGTAGAAGCTGCTTACCTGCATTATTTCTGCCAGATTAAACAGATTGCTGTGCACCAGTTGCTGGGCCAGCCCATGCCGCACCAACAGGCTACCTGTTTCTCGTTGCCAATTATGGAACCCGGTGAAGTCAAGGATTTTATACTTAAGCATAATCTTCAACGCTTCCCGTGCCTGAAGGTGAAAGTAAACAGCGAACAGGGGCCAGACCTGTTGCAACAAGTACTGGATGTAGTAGAAAAGCCAGTAGTGATAGACGGAAATGAAAGCTGGAAAGACCCTGATGAACTGTTGCGTTTCCTGCAGACCATAGATAAACAACGCCTGCTATTTATAGAGCAGCCCATGCCTGCCACTGAAGCAGCTGCTTATGCCCATCTTAAGCCAATAAGCCCTATCCCGTTAGTTGCCGATGAATCTGTGACCGATAATGCTGACTTTGCCATGCTGCGCCAGGAGTTTCATGGAGTAAATATAAAACTGATGAAAGCCGGTGGCTACCTGAATGCGGTGCGGTTGTTGCAGGAGGTACGCAAACATGGCTTAATGGCCATGATCGGATGTATGGTAGAAACCAGTTTAGGTATCTGGAGTGCGATGCAACTTAGTGCTGCTTTCGACTTTGCTGACCTGGATGGCTTTTTGATAATAGAAGACGAGCCTTTTAAGCTGGTACGTGAAGAACAGGGCGTTTTATACCTGAAGTAA
- a CDS encoding MarR family winged helix-turn-helix transcriptional regulator: protein MHTMKIEDEIKQSAFKSEYHKAYINLLYTSNWLEQEQSNLFKPFGVTLPQYNVLRILRGQHPKPATVSLLIERMLDKTSNASRIVDKLEAKELVTRKQCPNDRRTVDVLITDKGLALLKEMDTLDGGSKTGIRNLTEQETTELNRLLDKIRD from the coding sequence ATGCACACGATGAAGATAGAAGACGAAATAAAGCAAAGCGCCTTTAAAAGCGAGTACCACAAAGCATACATCAACCTGTTGTATACTTCTAACTGGCTGGAGCAGGAGCAGAGCAATTTGTTTAAACCATTTGGTGTAACGTTGCCGCAGTACAACGTGCTTCGCATTTTACGCGGACAGCACCCAAAACCGGCAACAGTTAGCCTGCTGATAGAGCGGATGCTGGACAAGACATCAAACGCCTCACGGATAGTAGATAAACTGGAAGCAAAAGAACTGGTAACACGCAAGCAATGCCCTAACGACCGCCGCACAGTAGATGTGCTGATAACAGATAAAGGCCTTGCCCTGCTAAAAGAAATGGATACGCTGGACGGAGGTTCTAAAACCGGGATTCGGAACCTGACAGAACAGGAAACAACTGAACTGAACCGATTACTGGATAAGATCAGAGATTAA
- a CDS encoding YceI family protein — protein MKKVAILASLAGALIMTAYAGNTTKTETAVVTTEVAAPAKGRVYNALIDKSEVKWNGKKVGGEHFGAIDLKSGNLTVNKDKVTGGKFVIDMNSITVEDIKDAEYNGKLVGHLKNDDFFSVEKFPTATFEIKSLAPIAKAAAGKPNYKVNGLLTIKGITKPVQFPATITVKNGVANAKGTVTVNRAQYDVKYGSETFFGSLGDKAIMDDFTINFNVTAKQ, from the coding sequence ATGAAAAAAGTAGCAATTCTTGCATCACTTGCCGGCGCCCTGATCATGACGGCTTATGCTGGTAATACAACAAAAACAGAAACTGCTGTAGTAACTACAGAGGTAGCAGCTCCAGCTAAAGGCCGCGTTTACAATGCCCTTATCGATAAGAGCGAAGTAAAGTGGAACGGTAAAAAAGTAGGTGGTGAGCATTTTGGTGCTATCGACTTAAAGAGCGGTAACCTTACTGTAAACAAAGACAAAGTGACTGGCGGTAAATTCGTGATCGACATGAACTCTATCACAGTTGAAGACATTAAGGATGCTGAATACAATGGCAAACTGGTAGGTCACTTAAAGAACGATGATTTCTTCAGCGTTGAAAAATTCCCAACTGCTACATTTGAAATCAAATCGCTTGCTCCAATTGCAAAAGCTGCTGCTGGTAAGCCAAACTATAAAGTAAATGGTTTATTAACTATCAAAGGTATTACTAAGCCTGTTCAGTTCCCGGCTACAATCACTGTTAAAAATGGTGTAGCTAACGCAAAAGGTACTGTTACTGTAAACCGCGCTCAGTACGACGTAAAGTATGGTTCTGAAACATTCTTCGGTAGCCTTGGCGACAAAGCTATTATGGATGATTTTACAATCAACTTCAACGTAACTGCAAAGCAGTAA
- a CDS encoding DUF6503 family protein, giving the protein MRTFYTSVAILFVLLVFAGCKQQEPTAQEIVDKAIAAHGGDKYKEGVISFRLRDKQYRALRDNGAFVYSRTFTDSTGQRVYDVLQNSGFTRTINDVEVNLPEERKKAFSNSVNSVIYFALLPYFLNDDAVRKEYLGEATLKGEPYYKVKVTFAQNGGGEDHEDEYVYWFHQQRHTMDYLAYNYKEDDGSIGTRFREAVNGREIGGIRFQDYVNYTSEEKPFQIENYDKAFEAGKLKKVSDINLEEIQVGDLPR; this is encoded by the coding sequence ATGCGCACTTTTTATACTTCCGTAGCTATACTTTTTGTCCTGCTTGTATTTGCTGGGTGTAAGCAACAGGAACCAACAGCACAGGAAATTGTAGATAAAGCCATTGCTGCTCATGGTGGCGACAAGTATAAAGAAGGTGTGATTTCCTTCAGGCTCCGCGATAAACAATACAGAGCACTGCGCGATAACGGTGCCTTTGTATATAGCCGCACCTTTACCGACTCTACAGGCCAGCGGGTGTATGATGTGCTACAGAACAGCGGCTTTACCCGAACCATAAATGATGTGGAAGTGAACCTGCCCGAGGAACGTAAAAAAGCATTCAGCAACTCTGTAAACTCGGTTATATACTTTGCGCTGCTGCCATATTTTTTAAACGATGATGCGGTAAGAAAAGAATACCTGGGAGAGGCAACTCTGAAGGGGGAGCCATATTATAAAGTGAAAGTTACCTTTGCTCAAAACGGTGGAGGCGAAGACCACGAAGATGAATATGTATACTGGTTTCATCAGCAGCGCCACACCATGGATTACCTGGCTTACAACTATAAAGAAGACGACGGAAGTATAGGCACCCGTTTCCGAGAGGCAGTAAATGGCAGAGAAATAGGCGGTATCCGTTTTCAGGACTATGTTAACTATACTTCAGAAGAGAAGCCTTTTCAGATTGAGAATTATGATAAAGCCTTTGAAGCTGGCAAACTGAAAAAGGTATCAGATATTAACCTGGAAGAGATTCAGGTAGGTGATTTGCCAAGGTAA
- a CDS encoding S9 family peptidase, translated as MNRIKGLALTLVLAATTLQLQAQEKMLTMEDAVINPALQPENLRQLTWVEGTDDFTYVKDNSLLRGKATSTKHTPILTLVNLNTALQAAGAKEVKNFPMVQWKDANTLVLDVQGKIFNYNLKSGKAQVVTTYSDEAENIDLDPTKQRVAYTKGNNLYVSAPGAPDVAVTKETIEAIVNGQAAHRSEFGISKGTFWSPNGKQLVYYRMDQTMVTNYPLVDITPLPAAQNNIKYPMAGGKSHHVTVGVYNTATQKTTFLKTGEPAEQYLTNITWSPDEKYIYIAVVNRDQNHMKLNQYDAATGEFVKTLLEEKHAKYVEPEKGLYFVPGKNNQFVRVSERTGFDHLYLYDTNGKEIRTLTKGDWMVTEVLGFSKDGKKLYYTSTAESPLERHFYAVDLSNGKSTRLSQGTGTHNALLSPNGNYIIDNYSSQVTPRKIWVINNKNGKIAQTLLTAKNPVADYKLGETTIFTVKADDGTDLYARMITPPNFDKNKQYPVVVYLYGGPHLQLVTDSWLGGANLWMHLMAQKGYIVFTLDPRGTSARGLNFEQATFRQLGTVEMADQLRGVEHLKSLPYVDASRMGIHGWSFGGFMTTTMMLKSPDTFKVGVAGGPVIDWKYYEVMYTERYMDTPEQNPEGYNNANLLNYVKNLKGKLLMIHGTVDDVVVWQHSLAFIKKAVDEGILMDYFVYPGHPHNVRGKDRVHLMRKVTQYLEDNLKETPKQ; from the coding sequence TTGAACCGAATAAAAGGTTTAGCATTGACCTTGGTGCTGGCAGCCACTACGCTGCAGCTACAGGCCCAGGAAAAAATGCTGACCATGGAAGATGCTGTCATTAACCCGGCACTTCAGCCTGAAAACCTGCGCCAGCTTACCTGGGTAGAAGGTACCGATGACTTTACCTATGTAAAGGACAACTCCCTGCTGCGTGGTAAAGCCACATCAACCAAGCACACACCTATACTTACACTGGTTAACCTGAATACTGCCTTACAGGCCGCAGGAGCAAAAGAAGTTAAGAACTTCCCGATGGTGCAGTGGAAAGATGCCAATACGTTAGTGCTGGATGTGCAGGGCAAGATCTTCAACTATAACCTGAAGTCTGGTAAGGCGCAGGTTGTAACAACTTACTCTGACGAAGCAGAGAATATTGACCTGGACCCTACCAAACAGCGCGTAGCGTATACCAAAGGCAACAACCTGTATGTGTCTGCACCAGGTGCTCCGGATGTAGCTGTTACTAAAGAAACCATTGAAGCTATAGTTAATGGCCAGGCGGCACACCGTTCAGAGTTTGGTATTTCTAAAGGTACGTTCTGGTCGCCGAATGGCAAACAACTAGTTTATTACCGCATGGACCAGACCATGGTAACTAATTACCCACTGGTAGATATCACACCGCTTCCGGCTGCACAGAATAATATTAAATACCCGATGGCAGGTGGCAAAAGCCATCATGTAACGGTTGGTGTTTACAATACGGCTACTCAGAAAACCACTTTCCTGAAGACAGGCGAGCCAGCCGAGCAATACCTGACTAACATTACCTGGAGCCCGGACGAAAAGTACATCTATATTGCTGTAGTAAATCGCGACCAGAACCACATGAAACTGAACCAGTACGATGCTGCTACTGGTGAATTCGTAAAGACACTATTAGAAGAGAAACATGCTAAGTATGTAGAGCCTGAGAAAGGTTTATACTTTGTACCTGGCAAAAACAACCAGTTTGTAAGAGTAAGCGAGCGCACTGGTTTCGACCATTTGTATTTGTATGATACCAACGGCAAAGAGATCAGAACCTTGACCAAAGGCGACTGGATGGTAACAGAAGTACTTGGATTCAGCAAGGATGGCAAAAAGCTATACTATACTTCTACTGCCGAAAGCCCGCTGGAGCGCCACTTTTATGCAGTAGACCTGAGCAACGGTAAAAGCACCCGTTTATCTCAGGGTACTGGTACACACAATGCGCTGCTTAGCCCCAATGGCAACTACATCATCGACAACTATAGCAGCCAGGTAACGCCACGTAAGATCTGGGTGATCAATAACAAAAACGGTAAAATAGCTCAGACACTGTTAACTGCTAAAAATCCGGTTGCAGACTATAAACTTGGCGAAACAACTATTTTCACGGTAAAAGCGGATGACGGCACGGACCTGTATGCCCGCATGATCACACCTCCGAACTTTGACAAGAATAAACAGTACCCGGTGGTAGTTTATCTGTACGGTGGCCCGCACCTGCAACTGGTAACCGACAGCTGGTTAGGTGGTGCTAACCTCTGGATGCACCTGATGGCCCAGAAAGGCTATATCGTTTTCACCCTGGACCCACGTGGAACATCGGCGCGCGGCTTAAACTTTGAGCAGGCTACGTTCCGCCAGTTAGGCACCGTAGAAATGGCCGACCAGCTGCGTGGTGTGGAACACCTGAAATCGTTGCCTTATGTTGATGCCAGTCGTATGGGTATACATGGCTGGAGCTTCGGTGGATTTATGACTACTACGATGATGCTGAAATCACCTGACACGTTTAAAGTTGGTGTGGCAGGCGGCCCGGTTATCGACTGGAAATACTACGAGGTAATGTATACCGAGCGCTATATGGATACACCGGAGCAGAACCCGGAAGGCTACAATAACGCCAACCTGCTGAATTATGTAAAAAACCTGAAAGGCAAACTGCTGATGATACATGGCACCGTAGATGATGTGGTAGTGTGGCAGCACAGCCTGGCTTTCATTAAAAAAGCGGTTGACGAAGGTATACTGATGGATTACTTTGTGTACCCGGGCCACCCGCACAACGTACGCGGCAAAGACCGTGTGCACCTGATGCGAAAAGTAACACAATACCTAGAAGACAACCTGAAAGAAACACCAAAGCAATAA
- a CDS encoding ATP-dependent Clp protease adaptor ClpS gives MNTEREILHQEDVAVLEENTDLRQLIVFNDDVNTFDHVIETLIKVCGHTAEQAEQCTLLIHYKGKCTVKMGAYEELAGMCTALHDKSLSADIQ, from the coding sequence ATGAATACTGAGAGAGAAATTTTACATCAGGAAGATGTTGCGGTGCTGGAAGAGAACACCGACCTGCGCCAGCTTATCGTTTTTAATGATGACGTTAATACCTTCGACCACGTGATCGAAACGCTGATTAAAGTATGCGGCCATACAGCGGAGCAGGCAGAGCAGTGCACTTTGCTGATCCACTACAAAGGCAAGTGTACGGTTAAAATGGGCGCTTACGAAGAACTGGCGGGCATGTGCACGGCGCTGCATGATAAATCTCTTTCCGCAGATATTCAGTAA
- the recR gene encoding recombination mediator RecR: MEFPSKLIENAVEELAKLPGVGKKTALRLALHLLKNESEDTFLLAESLVKMRTEVKHCKQCHNISDTEVCGICSNPLRDRSLLCVVSDIRDVIAIENTAQYKGLYHVLGGVISPLEGVGPSDLHIDSLLERLPNSEVREVLMAISPTMEGDTTAFYLTRKLRDHQNIKITTIARGVPVGGELEYTDEITLGRSIVERTTYGRA, translated from the coding sequence ATGGAGTTTCCGTCGAAGCTGATAGAAAATGCCGTGGAAGAGCTGGCCAAGCTGCCCGGTGTAGGAAAAAAAACGGCCCTGCGCTTAGCGTTGCACCTGCTCAAAAACGAATCTGAAGACACATTCCTGCTGGCTGAGTCGCTGGTGAAGATGCGTACCGAAGTAAAACATTGTAAGCAGTGCCATAACATATCCGATACCGAAGTATGCGGCATTTGCTCTAACCCGTTACGCGACCGTAGTTTGCTATGCGTAGTAAGTGATATACGGGATGTGATTGCCATTGAGAACACAGCGCAGTACAAAGGCTTATACCACGTGCTGGGTGGTGTTATCTCGCCACTGGAAGGTGTTGGCCCATCAGACCTGCATATTGATAGTTTGCTGGAGAGACTGCCTAACTCAGAAGTGCGTGAGGTATTAATGGCCATTAGCCCGACTATGGAAGGCGATACTACCGCTTTCTACCTTACCCGCAAACTGCGCGACCACCAGAATATAAAGATTACAACAATTGCACGTGGTGTGCCGGTAGGTGGCGAACTGGAGTATACAGATGAAATTACCTTAGGCCGAAGTATAGTGGAACGTACCACTTACGGTAGAGCTTAA
- a CDS encoding pyridoxal phosphate-dependent aminotransferase, with translation MQDIEEVSTILSDRITALSESQTIAMAKKARELAAQGHDVINLSFGEPDFQTPQYIKDAAKKAIDDGFTFYTPVAGYPELRQAIADKFKRDNNLDYKPENIVVSTGAKQSIANAIMCLVNPSDEVIIFSPYWVSYEEIVKLAEGTPVQVQGSIENDFKVTPSQLEDAITSNTKVVMYSSPCNPTGSVFTEEELFALAKVLEKYPQVHVIADEIYEYINFEGEHASMASFDFIKDRVITVNGFSKGYAMTGWRVGYIAAHKDIAAACDKMQSQITSGTCSIAQKAAYAALQGGKETAIEMRDAYHRRRNLVLELMNDIPGFKTYVPSGAFYIFPDVSYYFGMSYEGKTIQNSLDLCMFILTDALVAVVSGEAFGAPQCIRFSYATSDEKLTEALRRIKESLAKLQ, from the coding sequence ATGCAGGATATAGAAGAAGTGAGCACGATTTTATCTGACAGAATAACTGCTCTGTCTGAGTCGCAAACAATAGCTATGGCTAAAAAAGCCCGCGAACTGGCTGCGCAGGGGCACGATGTAATAAACCTGAGTTTTGGAGAACCTGATTTCCAGACGCCACAATACATAAAAGATGCCGCTAAAAAAGCGATAGACGATGGTTTTACTTTCTATACACCTGTAGCCGGTTACCCGGAGCTGCGCCAGGCTATTGCTGATAAATTTAAGCGCGATAACAACCTGGACTATAAACCGGAAAATATAGTTGTATCAACGGGGGCCAAGCAAAGTATAGCCAATGCCATTATGTGCCTGGTAAACCCTAGCGACGAAGTGATCATATTTTCACCTTACTGGGTGTCGTATGAAGAAATCGTAAAACTGGCAGAAGGAACCCCGGTGCAGGTACAAGGCAGTATAGAAAACGATTTTAAAGTTACGCCATCGCAGCTGGAAGACGCTATCACTTCAAACACTAAGGTGGTCATGTATTCTTCTCCATGCAACCCTACAGGCTCTGTTTTTACCGAAGAAGAGCTGTTCGCTTTAGCTAAGGTGCTGGAGAAGTATCCGCAGGTTCATGTCATAGCCGACGAAATTTACGAATACATCAATTTTGAAGGGGAGCACGCCAGTATGGCCAGCTTCGACTTTATAAAAGACCGCGTCATTACTGTTAATGGCTTCTCGAAAGGATATGCCATGACTGGCTGGCGTGTAGGTTATATTGCAGCCCATAAAGATATTGCTGCAGCCTGCGACAAAATGCAGAGCCAGATCACGTCCGGTACTTGTTCTATTGCGCAGAAAGCAGCCTATGCAGCTTTACAAGGTGGTAAAGAAACAGCTATCGAAATGCGTGATGCCTATCACCGCCGTCGAAACCTGGTGCTGGAACTGATGAATGACATCCCGGGCTTTAAAACTTATGTGCCAAGCGGTGCCTTCTATATTTTCCCGGATGTAAGCTACTACTTTGGTATGAGCTACGAAGGTAAAACAATACAGAATTCGCTGGACCTGTGCATGTTTATACTTACCGATGCACTTGTGGCTGTCGTAAGCGGTGAAGCATTCGGGGCACCACAATGTATCCGTTTCTCTTACGCTACTTCCGACGAAAAATTAACCGAGGCCCTGCGCCGCATTAAAGAGAGCCTGGCAAAACTTCAGTAA
- a CDS encoding bifunctional heptose 7-phosphate kinase/heptose 1-phosphate adenyltransferase, translating into MDQINSLEDIFAAFNGLTVLIVGDVMIDSYLWGKSTRISPEAPVPIVNVVKREKRLGGAANVALNIQALGATPLLCSVIGDDPDGGDFLRLLEDKGLSTEGIVQSPERVTTIKHRIIASAQQLLRIDAEIETELTDYDNRHLEERYLKLLERADVVVLEDYDKGVFTEANIKRFIQLANERNIPTVIDPKKKNFLSYVGSTLFKPNLKELKEGLKVEFADENLHAFEEAVAELQKRLQTEQVLVTLSERGVFIADGGEKTYIDAHRRSISDVSGAGDTVISIASLCMALRTSVQFLAGLSNLGGGLVCEQVGVVPIDKQRLLEEAKQVRLFELHEQRTA; encoded by the coding sequence ATGGATCAGATTAATAGTTTAGAAGATATTTTCGCTGCCTTTAATGGGCTAACCGTGCTTATAGTTGGTGATGTGATGATTGACTCTTATTTATGGGGTAAATCAACACGTATTTCGCCGGAAGCACCTGTGCCTATTGTTAATGTTGTAAAGCGCGAGAAACGTTTAGGTGGGGCAGCAAACGTTGCCCTAAACATTCAGGCACTTGGCGCTACACCACTGCTTTGCTCTGTTATTGGCGATGACCCGGATGGTGGCGACTTTTTAAGGCTGCTGGAAGATAAAGGTCTTTCAACAGAAGGTATTGTGCAGAGCCCGGAACGGGTAACAACTATAAAGCATCGCATTATTGCCAGCGCGCAGCAACTACTCCGAATCGATGCCGAGATTGAAACTGAACTTACCGACTACGATAACCGCCATCTGGAAGAGCGCTACCTGAAACTGCTGGAACGTGCCGATGTAGTGGTGCTGGAAGATTATGATAAGGGTGTATTTACAGAAGCCAACATCAAACGGTTTATTCAGCTGGCGAATGAGCGCAATATACCAACGGTTATCGACCCGAAGAAGAAGAACTTCCTGAGTTATGTAGGCAGTACGTTGTTTAAACCAAACCTGAAAGAGCTGAAAGAAGGGCTAAAAGTAGAGTTTGCTGATGAAAACCTGCACGCCTTTGAAGAAGCCGTAGCCGAACTGCAGAAACGCCTTCAGACAGAGCAGGTGCTGGTAACACTTTCTGAGCGCGGTGTATTTATAGCTGACGGAGGTGAAAAGACATATATCGATGCACATCGCCGATCAATTTCTGATGTATCAGGGGCTGGAGATACGGTTATAAGTATAGCCTCTTTGTGTATGGCACTACGTACATCAGTTCAGTTTCTGGCTGGCCTGAGCAACCTGGGCGGCGGATTAGTATGCGAACAGGTTGGTGTAGTACCTATAGATAAACAACGCTTACTGGAAGAAGCAAAACAGGTGAGGCTATTCGAATTACATGAACAGCGAACAGCTTAA
- a CDS encoding TrkH family potassium uptake protein: MNSEQLNRFLYGSKLTAYALMRRTTYVLTILSVGLLIYAHGVVESPIELRYLFYAIDAILAVFVLIYLLRILYSFERIKFLKRTWFEGVLMAIILVNQVGTYLFDFPVVYNIFESVGIPLSVELYRILVSFYMLVLLIIELLETKVHLKTLQLKPSITFIMSFVFLVLLGTGLLMMPKMTTSPEGIRFIDALFMATSASCVTGLSVVDPGTYLTFSGQVVLLMLIQLGGLGIITFATFFASLMKQGIGLKQHVAMHELLEGETLYSTKGLLRQLILLTFLIEGIGAFIIFMTWGQNVQFENLGSKIFFSVFHAISAFCNAGFSLYPAGLYTEPVRYSYIMHLAVAFLIIFGGIGFPTILDVLSPKSMRLRMETPWRNWKLLSRVTIYTSAALIALGTIGFFLLEYFNTLANLSFAEALIASFFQSVSTRTAGFNSVDISQLTTPTMLMFIFLMFIGASPGSTGGGIKTTTFVVVLLAVIATIRNKKNLQIGNRTIPHSVAYKAFSVFAFAALLNMFFLFILTISDGQHDIIRLALEQVSAFATVGYSTGITAGLSDVGKSVIILSMYIGRVGTLTLALALSTRAATADYSYPPTHLPVG, translated from the coding sequence ATGAACAGCGAACAGCTTAACAGGTTTTTATACGGCAGCAAGCTAACCGCCTACGCCCTGATGCGGCGTACCACTTATGTGCTTACCATACTTTCGGTAGGCTTACTTATCTATGCCCATGGTGTAGTAGAAAGCCCGATTGAGCTGCGCTATCTGTTCTATGCCATAGATGCTATACTTGCTGTTTTTGTTCTCATCTATCTCCTGCGGATACTCTACAGCTTTGAGCGGATAAAATTCCTGAAGCGCACGTGGTTTGAAGGGGTGCTGATGGCCATTATACTTGTAAACCAGGTTGGTACTTATTTATTCGATTTTCCTGTAGTTTACAACATCTTCGAAAGCGTAGGCATCCCGTTATCAGTAGAACTTTACCGTATACTGGTATCTTTTTATATGCTGGTGCTGCTCATTATAGAGCTGCTCGAGACGAAGGTGCACCTTAAAACGCTGCAGCTCAAGCCTTCCATCACATTCATTATGAGCTTTGTGTTTCTGGTGCTACTAGGAACTGGGCTGCTGATGATGCCTAAAATGACTACCTCCCCGGAAGGAATACGTTTTATAGATGCACTTTTTATGGCTACAAGTGCTTCCTGCGTAACCGGGCTTTCCGTGGTTGACCCCGGCACCTACCTTACATTTTCGGGGCAGGTGGTGCTGCTAATGCTGATACAGCTAGGTGGGTTAGGTATAATTACTTTTGCTACGTTCTTTGCCTCTCTGATGAAACAGGGGATAGGTTTAAAACAGCACGTAGCAATGCACGAACTGCTGGAAGGAGAAACGCTGTATTCCACAAAAGGTCTTTTACGCCAGCTTATTTTGCTTACTTTTTTGATAGAAGGTATAGGCGCCTTTATAATTTTTATGACCTGGGGGCAGAATGTACAGTTCGAGAATCTGGGAAGCAAAATATTTTTCTCTGTATTTCATGCTATCTCAGCGTTTTGTAATGCTGGTTTTTCACTTTACCCGGCGGGCCTTTACACAGAACCTGTACGGTATTCTTATATAATGCACCTGGCGGTGGCGTTCCTGATTATTTTCGGAGGTATTGGTTTTCCGACTATCCTGGATGTGCTTTCGCCAAAATCTATGCGTCTACGCATGGAAACTCCCTGGAGAAACTGGAAATTGTTATCCAGGGTAACAATTTATACTTCTGCTGCCCTTATCGCATTGGGTACTATTGGATTTTTCCTGCTGGAGTATTTTAACACTTTGGCAAACCTAAGCTTTGCAGAAGCATTGATCGCTTCTTTTTTCCAGTCGGTGTCTACGCGTACTGCCGGTTTTAATTCTGTCGATATCTCGCAGCTTACCACACCCACCATGCTGATGTTCATTTTCCTGATGTTTATCGGTGCATCTCCTGGCTCAACGGGTGGTGGTATCAAAACAACTACTTTTGTTGTCGTTTTGTTAGCGGTAATAGCTACTATCCGGAACAAAAAGAACTTGCAGATAGGTAACCGTACCATACCACATTCGGTAGCTTACAAGGCTTTTTCAGTTTTCGCGTTTGCCGCCTTACTGAATATGTTTTTCCTGTTTATACTTACCATTTCCGATGGGCAACATGACATCATCCGTCTTGCTCTGGAACAGGTTTCGGCATTTGCTACAGTTGGCTATAGTACAGGTATCACGGCTGGCTTATCTGATGTAGGTAAATCAGTCATCATTTTATCGATGTATATTGGTAGGGTAGGTACCTTAACATTGGCACTTGCGCTAAGTACCCGGGCTGCCACCGCCGACTATAGTTACCCACCAACTCACCTGCCTGTGGGCTAA